The genomic window AGAAGCTATCGGCCTTATGACTACCGAGCGTGCATCTGCCATTACACAAGCACCCCCTCTAGCCATGTCACAGCGGCGCTGGTCATCAGCACATGGTTGTTGTTCACGAGGTCATAGGTGTTGGAATCACTGACGGCGATCACGCGCACCTTGGGGATGTTGCGGAACGAAAGCATTGCGTCGATATCGTCATTGGCTACGACGACTGTCACGCGACCTTCGATCTGGAGTTTGGCCAATATTTCAGTGGCTCGCTTCGTCGAAGGTTCGGTAAATGCCAGATCATCAACGATGTGCAGCACGCCCTCCGCCGCTTTCGCAGACAGCGCGCTTCTCATCGCCAACTTGACGACCTTGTTGGGAACACTGAATCCATGTGCGCGGGGAGTCGGGCCGAAGACCACTCCGCCGCCCTTCCACTGGGGAGCCCTGATGGTTCCCTGCCGAGCGCGGCCGGTGCCCTTCTGACGCCATGGTTTGGCGCCGCCACCCGATACCTCACTGCGGCCTTTGGAGCTGTGGGTCCCGGCACGCTGACCGGCAAGTTGGCTCCTTACGACCTGGTGCATCGCAAAGGTATGCGGCTCGATAGCGAAGACGCTATCTGCGACTTCACGCTCACCGAGTTTCTTTCCTGCTGTATCTTTGATATCTATCGTTGCCATTTTGTTGTTGCTCCTCGAATCACACTACATCGATCAAGTACCGTGACCTGCCCGGTCACGCCTTGCGAATCGTCAATAAAGCACCTTTGCCACCGGGAACAGCACCTCTGACCATGAGCAGATTCTGCTCGGTGTCCACGCGGACGATCTCCAGGTTCCTGACCGTGACCTTCTCGTTGCCCATCTGGCCCGGCATCTTAGTGCCTTTGAGTACGCGGGCCGGGGTGGCGCACATTCCGATCGCCCCTGGGGCGCGGTGGAAGTGCGAGCCGTGACCACCAGGACCGCCTCGGAAGTTATGGCGCTTCATAACACCGGCGAAGCCCTTACCCTTACTCACGCCGTTGATGTGAACTTTGGTGCCTACCTCAAACCCTTCGACGGTCAGAACGTCACCGGACTTGACCGAATGGTCGTCCTCCAGGCGAACTTCCGACAGATGCCGCTTAGGAGTGACGCCGGCCTTGTCGAAGTGCCCCTTGGTCGGCCTGTTGACCTTGGACTCCTTGACGTCACCGAAGGCGATCTGAGCCGCCGAATAGCCATCTCTCTTGAGCGATTTCACCTGCGTGACCACACATGGGCCAGCTTCAATGACTGTGACCGGGATGATTTTGTCATCCTCGCTCCACAGCTGGGTCATCCCCAGCTTCCTTCCAAGAATCGTTTCTATCACCGAACTACTCCACTTCTTTCATCAGTCTTGGCGCCTCGGGCGCGTCCCATACGCGCATGTGCCAGCGGACTGAACGGTCAACTTCTTACAATGCTGCCCTACAGTTTGATCTCGATATCGACACCCGCGGGCAAGTCGAGTCTCATCAATGAGTCGACGGTCTTAGGGGTCGGCTCCATGATGTCGATGAGTCTCTTGTGCGTCTTCATTTCAAGATGCTCGCGGCTGTCCTTGTTGACGTGGGGAGAGCGGATTACGCAGTACAGATTGCGCTCCGTCGGCAACGGGATTGGTCCCGAGACTTTAGCTCCGGTCTTTTGAGCGGTATCGACTATCATCTTGGTGGACTGGTCGACGATCTCATGGTCGTA from Actinomycetota bacterium includes these protein-coding regions:
- the rplD gene encoding 50S ribosomal protein L4; the protein is MATIDIKDTAGKKLGEREVADSVFAIEPHTFAMHQVVRSQLAGQRAGTHSSKGRSEVSGGGAKPWRQKGTGRARQGTIRAPQWKGGGVVFGPTPRAHGFSVPNKVVKLAMRSALSAKAAEGVLHIVDDLAFTEPSTKRATEILAKLQIEGRVTVVVANDDIDAMLSFRNIPKVRVIAVSDSNTYDLVNNNHVLMTSAAVTWLEGVLV
- the rplC gene encoding 50S ribosomal protein L3; translated protein: MIETILGRKLGMTQLWSEDDKIIPVTVIEAGPCVVTQVKSLKRDGYSAAQIAFGDVKESKVNRPTKGHFDKAGVTPKRHLSEVRLEDDHSVKSGDVLTVEGFEVGTKVHINGVSKGKGFAGVMKRHNFRGGPGGHGSHFHRAPGAIGMCATPARVLKGTKMPGQMGNEKVTVRNLEIVRVDTEQNLLMVRGAVPGGKGALLTIRKA
- the rpsJ gene encoding 30S ribosomal protein S10, whose product is MTKQKIRIRLKGYDHEIVDQSTKMIVDTAQKTGAKVSGPIPLPTERNLYCVIRSPHVNKDSREHLEMKTHKRLIDIMEPTPKTVDSLMRLDLPAGVDIEIKL